GTTGATTATACAGATAGAGCTACTTGTCCTATTTTTGGAGATGGTGCTGGTGCTGTATTAATCGAACCAACCACAGAAGAAGTTGGCGTGATGGATATGAAGTTGCAAAGCGACGGCATTGGACGTATTCACTTATATCAGAAAGCAGGAGGCAGCGTTTGGCCCGCTTCTGAAAAAACAGTAGAAAATAGAGAACATTTTATTTATCAAGAAGGTCAGCCTGTTTTTAAATGGGCAGTTTCTAAAATGGCAGATACAGCTGTAGAAGTAATGGAAAGAAATGGACTTACTTCAGAAACTCTCAACTGGCTAGTGCCACACCAAGCTAATCTTAGAATTATTGAGGCTACAGGAAATCGCATGGGTTTACCAAAAGAAAAAGTAATGGTAAATATTCACAAATATGGAAACACAACGGCAGCGACACTTCCATTATGCCTTCTAGACTATGAAGACAAATTACACAAAGGTGATAATTTGATATTAGCAACATTTGGTGCTGGTTTTACATGGGGAGCAATTTTTCTTAAATGGGCATACGACCCAAAAAAATAATTTCTTAAACTTTCTTCGTTGCATTTTGGCAAATATTTTTTGGTATTACTTATTTTTTTATATATTTGCATCGAAGTTTTAAAATTAAAGTTATGGCTTACGTTATTTCAGAAGATTGTGCCGCTTGTGGTACTTGTATTGATGAGTGTCCAGTTGAAGCTATCAGCGCTGGAACTATTTACAAAATTGATCCAGATGTTTGCACAGAATGTGGTTCATGTGCAGATGT
The sequence above is drawn from the Bacteroidales bacterium genome and encodes:
- a CDS encoding 4Fe-4S binding protein; the encoded protein is MAYVISEDCAACGTCIDECPVEAISAGTIYKIDPDVCTECGSCADVCPVEAIHPE
- a CDS encoding 3-oxoacyl-ACP synthase; the encoded protein is VDYTDRATCPIFGDGAGAVLIEPTTEEVGVMDMKLQSDGIGRIHLYQKAGGSVWPASEKTVENREHFIYQEGQPVFKWAVSKMADTAVEVMERNGLTSETLNWLVPHQANLRIIEATGNRMGLPKEKVMVNIHKYGNTTAATLPLCLLDYEDKLHKGDNLILATFGAGFTWGAIFLKWAYDPKK